One Pseudodesulfovibrio cashew DNA window includes the following coding sequences:
- a CDS encoding radical SAM protein, with the protein MLLDAQERSAHCPVCENECLIPEGGTGRCGRYENSRGAVVERFPDRYLLSCPIKIETMPLLHFHPGARFLQLSTVGCNFDCPGCISTVIVREMNPDSRALHRLTPEQVVEKAIQHGCDGVTFLMNDPLAAFDTFIAVAKQAKAKGLKVGCASNGYFSRQAMERVIPLLDCINIGVKGLSDSGYQDCAGFKGVSPVLRNIKLFHEAGVHVEVACIHKRDNAGELLELAAILRTISPGIPLQVMRFIPLEGADPDQEPLIRDTEELCVTLRQFLDHVYVFNSPGTDMLDTVCTECGERLARRDFYGPMGARLLKVDVGGAPPVHCPVCGHEAGMTGLPTMSGFKEKHFQGGYPFTRALEIVESILIAMGAEDASETVSVWEHLLCNHKMQDLHHDIQRTDKYAELVRFFGSLVGRETAAEELATYLEEKTERVRRLCAGQKHSPRVYYAMGKPLFCIKGERFENHLVELCNGISVNRELELGGRPGMSIGRETLIRLNPEVIFISSFLSNSPDVFHQECEDKGIDVEAVRQRRIHTSPIPSSDFGSPKWVLGLMHAANAMHPEAARFDIDKEAREFHDRFYGGDFDPLGVNRSFAKPNSAWRWDVPVR; encoded by the coding sequence GTGTTGCTCGACGCGCAGGAAAGATCGGCACACTGTCCGGTCTGTGAAAACGAATGCCTCATTCCCGAGGGCGGAACAGGACGCTGCGGACGCTATGAGAACAGCCGGGGAGCGGTTGTCGAGCGCTTCCCGGACCGCTACCTGCTCTCCTGCCCCATCAAGATAGAGACCATGCCGCTGCTTCACTTCCACCCGGGCGCGAGGTTTCTCCAGCTCAGCACCGTAGGATGCAACTTCGACTGCCCCGGCTGCATCTCCACGGTCATAGTCCGGGAAATGAACCCCGACTCCAGAGCCCTGCACCGTCTCACGCCGGAACAGGTGGTGGAGAAGGCCATCCAACACGGTTGCGACGGCGTCACCTTCCTGATGAACGACCCTCTTGCGGCGTTCGATACCTTCATTGCCGTGGCCAAGCAGGCCAAGGCCAAGGGACTCAAGGTCGGCTGCGCCTCCAACGGCTACTTTTCAAGGCAGGCCATGGAGCGCGTCATCCCCTTGCTGGACTGCATCAACATCGGGGTCAAGGGGCTCTCCGACAGCGGCTATCAGGACTGCGCCGGATTCAAGGGCGTATCGCCCGTCCTACGGAACATCAAACTATTCCACGAGGCGGGAGTCCACGTGGAGGTCGCCTGTATTCACAAACGAGACAACGCCGGTGAGCTGCTCGAACTCGCGGCCATCCTCCGGACCATTTCTCCCGGCATTCCCCTTCAGGTTATGCGCTTCATCCCGCTGGAGGGTGCGGACCCGGACCAGGAGCCGCTGATCAGGGATACCGAGGAGCTCTGCGTGACCCTGCGCCAGTTCCTTGACCACGTCTATGTCTTCAACTCTCCCGGCACGGACATGCTGGACACGGTCTGCACAGAGTGCGGCGAGCGGCTGGCCCGCAGGGACTTCTACGGCCCCATGGGCGCGCGTCTGCTCAAAGTGGACGTGGGCGGCGCACCGCCCGTCCACTGTCCCGTCTGCGGCCATGAGGCCGGAATGACAGGTCTCCCCACCATGTCCGGCTTCAAGGAAAAGCACTTCCAAGGCGGTTACCCCTTCACCAGGGCCCTTGAAATCGTGGAGTCCATCCTCATCGCCATGGGGGCCGAGGACGCCTCGGAGACCGTCAGCGTCTGGGAACACCTGCTCTGCAACCACAAGATGCAAGACCTCCATCACGACATCCAGCGGACGGACAAGTACGCAGAGCTGGTCCGCTTCTTCGGCTCCCTGGTGGGCAGAGAAACGGCAGCGGAAGAGCTGGCAACGTACCTGGAGGAGAAGACGGAGCGCGTCAGGCGGCTCTGCGCCGGACAGAAGCACAGCCCCAGAGTCTATTACGCCATGGGCAAGCCGCTCTTCTGCATCAAGGGCGAACGCTTTGAGAACCATCTGGTGGAGCTCTGCAACGGCATCAGCGTGAACAGGGAGTTGGAACTGGGGGGGCGGCCCGGCATGAGCATCGGCAGAGAAACGCTGATCAGACTCAACCCGGAGGTCATCTTCATCTCCTCCTTCCTCTCCAATTCGCCGGACGTCTTCCACCAGGAGTGCGAGGACAAGGGAATCGACGTGGAAGCGGTTCGCCAGAGGCGCATTCACACCTCACCCATACCCAGCAGCGATTTCGGCAGCCCGAAGTGGGTGCTGGGGCTAATGCATGCGGCCAACGCCATGCACCCGGAAGCGGCCCGATTCGACATCGACAAGGAGGCCAGGGAATTCCACGACCGATTTTATGGCGGGGACTTCGACCCGCTCGGCGTCAACCGGTCATTCGCCAAACCGAACAGCGCCTGGAGGTGGGACGTGCCGGTCAGGTAG
- a CDS encoding class I SAM-dependent methyltransferase, with amino-acid sequence MAIEEKNKDFYRYTENHRFASMYPLLAREIVEEYGVTSGSCLDIGTGSAAMAIELAKLTDLQIAALDPEPEAIELAKGNLAPHGINTGRIRFIEAAVEDMPLPDASVDLVVSRGSIPFWKDAAAAFREIWRVLAKGGVALIGCGFSHYQTVEEVEKMRPNWSPEVLEERTRWKKGTALTDALHKAGITYSAILDDSYGTWVEIRKPEDV; translated from the coding sequence ATGGCCATCGAGGAAAAAAACAAGGACTTCTACCGATACACCGAGAACCACCGTTTCGCCTCCATGTACCCCCTGCTCGCGCGGGAGATAGTCGAGGAATACGGCGTAACCTCAGGCTCGTGCCTCGACATCGGCACAGGAAGCGCGGCCATGGCCATTGAGCTGGCCAAACTGACCGACCTCCAGATCGCCGCACTGGACCCCGAGCCCGAGGCGATCGAACTGGCTAAGGGAAATCTGGCGCCTCACGGCATCAACACCGGGCGAATCCGTTTCATAGAAGCCGCAGTGGAGGACATGCCCCTGCCGGACGCAAGCGTCGATCTGGTAGTCAGCAGGGGTTCCATCCCGTTCTGGAAAGACGCCGCAGCAGCGTTCCGGGAAATATGGCGCGTCCTTGCAAAAGGCGGCGTAGCCCTCATCGGGTGCGGGTTCAGCCACTACCAAACCGTGGAAGAAGTGGAAAAGATGCGCCCCAACTGGTCTCCCGAGGTTCTAGAGGAACGAACCCGCTGGAAAAAGGGGACGGCTCTCACCGATGCCTTGCACAAGGCCGGGATCACTTACAGCGCCATCCTGGACGACAGCTACGGCACCTGGGTGGAAATCCGCAAACCGGAGGATGTGTAA
- a CDS encoding ABC transporter ATP-binding protein, with protein sequence MPLIRAENIRFAYGEAPVLNSVSFTIGKGELVSILGPNGCGKTTLLKILLGLNAPGSGQVFLDGVPLSRMNRKRLARMVAYVPQVHTPSFPYPVKEVVKMGRMPHKPFFALFSRDDEDIACQALEKMGILHLKDKPYTRISGGERQLTLIARALAQGARIFILDEPLNGLDYGNQLQLLEQLHELCAEGYTFIKSTHFPEHALWVADHVIMLKDGVIHADGAPGEVITGENLFSLYGARVRVVPFAENFSICIPENLRSRVCGTLFPAEAPVRPERTVATA encoded by the coding sequence ATGCCGCTCATCCGCGCCGAGAACATCCGCTTCGCCTACGGGGAAGCCCCTGTACTGAACAGCGTCTCCTTCACCATCGGCAAGGGAGAGCTCGTCTCGATCCTCGGGCCCAACGGGTGCGGCAAGACCACTCTGCTCAAAATCCTGCTCGGGCTGAACGCCCCCGGTTCCGGGCAGGTGTTCCTGGACGGCGTTCCCCTCTCCCGAATGAACAGGAAACGGCTCGCCAGGATGGTGGCCTACGTGCCGCAGGTCCACACCCCCTCCTTCCCCTATCCGGTCAAGGAGGTGGTCAAGATGGGACGCATGCCCCACAAGCCGTTCTTCGCCCTGTTTTCCCGCGATGACGAGGATATCGCCTGCCAGGCGCTAGAAAAAATGGGCATCCTCCATCTCAAGGACAAGCCGTACACCCGGATCAGCGGCGGTGAGCGCCAGTTGACCCTCATCGCCCGTGCCCTGGCCCAGGGAGCGCGCATCTTCATTCTGGACGAGCCGCTCAACGGCCTGGACTACGGCAACCAGCTCCAGTTGCTCGAGCAGCTTCACGAACTCTGTGCGGAGGGGTACACCTTTATCAAGTCCACCCATTTCCCGGAGCACGCCCTCTGGGTGGCGGACCACGTGATCATGCTCAAGGACGGCGTCATCCACGCCGACGGCGCACCCGGCGAGGTGATTACCGGGGAAAACCTGTTCTCGCTCTACGGAGCCCGGGTCCGGGTCGTCCCCTTTGCCGAAAATTTCAGCATCTGCATACCTGAGAATCTTCGTTCCCGGGTGTGCGGCACTCTTTTCCCGGCGGAGGCGCCCGTCCGGCCCGAGCGCACGGTCGCCACCGCATGA
- a CDS encoding FecCD family ABC transporter permease, translating to MKRTAARILPTLRGNSPASLLAGLGIVLAACMAISMTMGNYPISYEEVGRVISHHIFSTDGVDAARQQLLSGVLFEIRAPRLIAAALIGAALSVSGAAYQAMFVNPLVSPGILGVLPGASFGAALGLLVADSTLGVQVMSFTGGVLAVGLALLLARFYDGDKVMMLILGGIISGSLFTSLLSIVKYTADPTDQLPAIVYWLMGGLSLADMNTVAATAPPVLIGIACILLMSRHLNILSLGDEEAKSLGVNVRLIRLCLIFLATVVSALTVAVGGLIGWVGLVIPHIGRMLVGPNNAILLPASALIGAIYLVVVDDVARMLLDVEIPLGIITSLVGIPFFSLVLKNTRKGWN from the coding sequence ATGAAACGAACGGCGGCGCGCATCCTTCCCACCCTGCGGGGGAACAGTCCTGCCTCCCTGCTGGCTGGCCTGGGGATTGTCCTGGCCGCCTGCATGGCCATTTCAATGACCATGGGCAACTATCCTATCTCTTATGAGGAAGTAGGCCGGGTGATCAGCCACCATATATTTTCGACGGACGGGGTGGACGCCGCCCGGCAACAGTTGCTGAGCGGCGTCCTGTTCGAAATCCGCGCCCCGCGCCTGATCGCCGCCGCGCTCATCGGGGCCGCCCTGTCGGTCTCCGGAGCCGCCTACCAGGCCATGTTCGTCAACCCGCTGGTCTCACCGGGCATCCTCGGCGTGCTGCCTGGCGCCTCCTTCGGTGCAGCTCTGGGCCTGCTGGTGGCAGACTCCACCCTGGGCGTGCAGGTAATGAGCTTCACAGGGGGCGTGCTCGCCGTGGGGCTGGCCCTGCTCCTGGCCCGCTTCTACGATGGCGACAAGGTGATGATGCTCATCCTCGGCGGCATCATCAGTGGTTCCCTGTTCACCTCGCTGCTTTCCATCGTCAAGTACACGGCTGACCCCACGGACCAGCTCCCTGCCATCGTCTACTGGCTCATGGGCGGCCTCTCCCTCGCCGACATGAACACGGTCGCAGCGACGGCCCCACCGGTGCTCATCGGCATAGCCTGCATCCTGCTCATGTCCCGCCACCTGAACATCCTGAGCCTAGGGGACGAAGAGGCAAAATCCCTGGGCGTCAACGTACGTCTGATCCGCCTCTGTCTCATCTTCCTGGCCACGGTGGTCAGCGCGCTCACTGTTGCCGTGGGCGGCCTGATCGGCTGGGTCGGCCTCGTCATCCCGCACATCGGCAGAATGCTCGTGGGGCCGAACAACGCTATCCTGCTTCCGGCCTCGGCCCTGATCGGAGCCATTTACCTTGTTGTGGTGGACGACGTGGCCAGGATGCTGCTCGACGTGGAGATTCCCCTGGGCATCATCACTTCACTGGTGGGCATACCCTTTTTCTCACTTGTCCTTAAGAACACCAGAAAAGGATGGAACTGA